One window of Mycoplasmopsis gallopavonis genomic DNA carries:
- a CDS encoding Cof-type HAD-IIB family hydrolase gives MNKWAIFSDVDGTIYGFPHKKLADETKHKMAEIAAKGVPFVINTGNGPYQKIQRLADELNGRYVICSNGALIWDNQDKKILNLEILPLEEAKKIWRLAEKAGVGLYYFGTHQYYLHMYTEEFKNFITEFCEYDEWILDGRLNEDMHKIEAYGDPQKLEYFYKLTQEEGVNLNVCNLKTHIEITKTGVSKGSGIKWLCENVFNTSVENVMAIGDSPNDISMFEVVGYSYAMENADDLTRSYAKYYTSSVDQLGLVEAVNDYLYRSDFELKRAISQQGKK, from the coding sequence ATGAATAAATGAGCAATATTTAGTGATGTTGATGGAACAATTTATGGTTTTCCACACAAAAAATTAGCAGATGAAACTAAACATAAAATGGCAGAAATTGCAGCAAAAGGAGTGCCATTTGTAATTAATACTGGTAATGGACCCTACCAAAAAATTCAAAGATTAGCAGATGAACTTAATGGTCGTTATGTTATTTGCTCAAATGGAGCTTTAATTTGAGATAATCAAGATAAGAAAATTTTAAATTTAGAAATTTTACCATTAGAAGAAGCTAAAAAAATTTGAAGATTAGCTGAAAAAGCAGGAGTAGGTCTTTATTATTTCGGGACACATCAATATTATTTACACATGTATACAGAAGAATTTAAAAATTTTATTACTGAATTTTGTGAATATGATGAGTGAATTTTAGATGGTCGTTTAAACGAAGATATGCATAAAATTGAGGCTTATGGAGATCCTCAAAAATTAGAATATTTTTACAAATTAACCCAAGAAGAAGGCGTTAATTTAAATGTATGTAATTTAAAAACACATATTGAAATTACTAAAACAGGTGTTTCAAAAGGTTCTGGAATTAAGTGACTTTGTGAAAATGTGTTTAATACAAGTGTTGAAAATGTAATGGCAATTGGTGATAGCCCAAATGATATTTCTATGTTTGAAGTTGTAGGTTATAGTTATGCAATGGAAAATGCGGATGATTTAACACGTTCATATGCAAAATACTATACTTCTAGCGTTGATCAATTAGGTCTTGTGGAAGCTGTTAATGATTATTTATATCGTAGTGATTTTGAGCTTAAAAGAGCAATTTCACAACAAGGTAAAAAATAA